The proteins below come from a single Malus sylvestris chromosome 3, drMalSylv7.2, whole genome shotgun sequence genomic window:
- the LOC126615048 gene encoding pentatricopeptide repeat-containing protein At5g65560-like, with the protein MMMRRELTAVITTRQTLLLLLKPLSSLATATPPPDISSELFAVLSHRNWQKHPSLRNLIPSISPSHVSSLFARNLHPQIALSFFRWIAEIPRYKHTVHSHSSLLLNILLPNRWLDAAEKIRISMLKACDSPEDAHFVLDLLRRMNNGGSGFVEFKLTLRSYNWLLISVSKFLLIDDVKTVFLEMLADKIPPDIVTLNTMVVAYCKLGNVAGANLYVSKIVQAGFNPTSFTYSSLIMGHCRNKDVDNAFKIFEVMPDKGCPRDVVSYNYLIWGFCEAHRIDEALKLFSHMGQGGDNCFPNVRTYTVLIHALCGSRRKLEAINLFKEMIEKGCEPNVYTYCVLIDSMCKENKLDYARKVLNQMLEKGLSPNVVTYNALINGYCKEGTVEAALEILALMESNVCCPDVHTFSVLIDGLCKRNNVHQAMALLNNMLERKLSPNLVTYNSLLHGQCKGGHFDSAHRLLNLMTHSGLAPDQITYCIFIDGLCKWKRLQEAQTMFDTLKKNGIKSSTEMFTALIDGYCKIGKIDDALSLFDSMLAEDCLPNSYAINALIHGLFKEKKMIEASSVMEKMLCIGVKPTVPHYNILINHVLKEGDFDRAHQLLNKMVSVGNKPTLITYNTLIQAYCALGNINEAEKLMSKMNGEGISADSLTYTFLIDGYVRMGLIDCAFDVLKRMFDSGCEPCHRTYSFLIKYLSNKKFVMTNSKAVGLDIMLNVSGNITDIWKTMDFEIALELFEKMVGHGCAPNMNTYGELIVRLCKERNLEVAQRLYDHMRDMGISPNEDIYNSLVNCCCEMHVYGEAAILVHTMIEHGYLPALESCKLLVSGLFDEENDEKAKEVFCSMLRCGYNYDEVAWKLLLDGLIKRGHLNRGSELLTVMEKMGCQLHPETNRMLTEGLNGT; encoded by the coding sequence ATGATGATGAGAAGAGAACTGACGGCGGTGATCACCACGCGCCaaaccctcctcctcctcctcaaacCCTTGTCTTCACTCGCCACCGCAACACCGCCGCCCGATATCTCTTCCGAGCTCTTCGCCGTCCTCTCTCACCGGAATTGGCAGAAACACCCTTCCCTCAGAAACCTAATCCCCTCCATATCCCCTTCCCATGTCTCTTCCCTCTTCGCCCGCAACCTCCACCCCCAAATTGCCCTCTCCTTCTTCCGCTGGATCGCCGAAATCCCCCGATACAAGCACACCGTCCActctcattcctcattgctccTCAACATTCTGCTTCCCAATCGCTGGCTCGATGCCGCCGAGAAGATCCGGATTTCGATGCTCAAGGCCTGCGATTCGCCTGAGGACGCCCACTTTGTGCTCGACCTGTTGCGCCGGATGAACAACGGCGGTTCTGGTTTCGTCGAGTTCAAGCTCACTCTCAGGTCCTACAACTGGCTCCTAATATCTGTGTCTAAGTTTTTACTAATTGATGATGTGAAAACTGTGTTTTTGGAAATGTTGGCCGACAAGATTCCGCCGGATATTGTTACGTTGAATACCATGGTGGTTGCTTATTGTAAATTGGGAAATGTGGCCGGGGCCAATTTGTATGTCAGTAAGATAGTGCAGGCAGGTTTTAACCCCACTAGTTTTACATACAGTTCATTGATAATGGGGCATTGTAGGAACAAGGATGTGGATAATGCTTTTAAGATTTTTGAGGTAATGCCGGATAAGGGCTGTCCAAGAGACGTGGTTTCgtataattatttaatttgggGGTTTTGTGAGGCTCATCGCATTGATGAGGCACTCAAGTTGTTCTCTCACATGGGGCAGGGGGGCGATAATTGTTTTCCTAATGTGAGAACATATACGGTTCTTATTCATGCATTGTGTGGATCAAGAAGGAAACTAGAAGCAATTAATCTATTTAAAGAGATGATAGAGAAGGGTTGTGAACccaatgtatatacttattgtGTGCTCATTGATAGCATGTGTAAGGAAAATAAGCTTGATTATGCTAGAAAGGTGCTAAATCAGATGCTGGAGAAAGGATTGAGTCCTAATGTTGTCACATACAATGCATTAATAAATGGGTATTGCAAGGAGGGAACAGTTGAGGCTGCACTTGAGATTTTGGCTTTGATGGAATCAAATGTTTGTTGCCCAGATGTTCACACATTCAGTGTATTGATTGACGGGTTGTGTAAAAGGAATAATGTGCACCAGGCAATGGCACTGCTTAACAACATGCTTGAACGGAAGCTCTCACCAAACTTGGTTACATATAACTCATTACTCCATGGCCAGTGTAAAGGAGGTCATTTCGATAGTGCTCATAGGTTGCTTAATTTGATGACTCATAGTGGTTTGGCTCCTGACCAGATTACTTACTGTATTTTCATCGATGGTCTCTGTAAGTGGAAGAGATTACAGGAAGCTCAAACCATGTTTGATACTCTCAAGAAGAATGGCATCAAGTCAAGTACAGAGATGTTTACTGCTTTAATTGATGGTTACTGCAAGATTGGGAAAATCGATGATGCCCTTTCTCTATTTGATAGTATGCTTGCTGAGGATTGTTTGCCAAATTCATATGCTATCAATGCCTTGATACATGGGCttttcaaagagaaaaaaatgataGAAGCATCCTCAGTCATGGAAAAGATGTTATGTATAGGTGTGAAGCCTACAGtccctcattataatattttaattaatcatGTTCTGAAAGAAGGTGACTTTGATCGTGCTCATCAGCTTCTCAATAAAATGGTCTCTGTCGGTAACAAGCCTACTCTAATTACTTACAACACATTAATTCAGGCATATTGTGCGTTAGGGAATATAAATGAAGCGGAGAAGCTGATGAGTAAGATGAATGGAGAAGGAATTTCTGCAGATTCGTTGACTTACACATTTTTAATTGATGGATATGTCCGTATGGGATTAATTGATTGTGCGTTTGATGTTCTTAAGCGCATGTTTGATTCTGGTTGTGAGCCTTGTCATCGTACCTATTCCTTTCTAATCAAATATCTCTCAAATAAGAAGTTCGTCATGACAAACAGCAAAGCAGTGGGTCTCGATATAATGTTGAATGTCTCTGGAAATATCACTGATATATGGAAGACCATGGATTTTGAAATTGCTTTGGAGCTATTTGAGAAGATGGTTGGACATGGTTGTGCTCCCAATATGAACACCTATGGCGAGCTTATAGTAAGACTTTGCAAAGAGAGAAACTTGGAAGTGGCCCAGAGGTTATATGATCATATGAGAGATATGGGTATTTCTCCCAACGAAGATATTTATAATTCTCTTGTTAATTGTTGCTGTGAGATGCATGTGTATGGAGAAGCAGCAATTCTAGTGCATACTATGATTGAGCATGGTTATTTACCAGCATTAGAGTCGTGCAAGTTGCTTGTAAGTGGCCTTTTTGATGAAGAGAATGACGAGAAGGCTAAGGAAGTTTTTTGTAGCATGCTTCGCTGTGGGTATAACTATGATGAAGTAGCTTGGAAACTTCTCCTTGATGGTTTGATTAAGAGGGGCCATTTAAATAGAGGATCAGAGCTGCTAACAGTCATGGAGAAAATGGGTTGCCAGCTTCATCCTGAGACAAATAGAATGTTGACTGAGGGACTTAATGGGACATGA